One genomic region from Planctomycetaceae bacterium encodes:
- a CDS encoding CRISPR-associated endonuclease Cas3'': MACHLLDVGNACLALWNKSMGDELRARWARCLSLDEQTAGRWIAFWAATHDIGKISPGFQFKSPSAKQQLKALGFAISSSPVLPHARLSAVYLQDELSDPRNGAWPAVSKKMAACVAAVVGGHHGVIPGAGELRNCRNSLGQGAWVEARSRVMTLIADEFSVAGSVPPCELIPEAGGFWLFLAGLISVADWVGSNAKFFQANGRWAGADVDWDEYRQLSQQRADDAVRQLGFGRWSPRKTGPLSFTDVHPEIQSPRPLQKCCVEIVSHTTKPQLVLIEAPMGEGKTEAAVYLADHSSHVLGGRGLYIALPTQATSNQMFSRIEKWLRQRYQFEDETQRINLQLLHGRTGFSEAFSELLKIAEIDTTETRLHHAIW, translated from the coding sequence GTGGCTTGTCACCTGCTGGATGTGGGAAACGCATGCCTCGCCCTTTGGAATAAGTCCATGGGAGACGAACTGCGGGCACGGTGGGCACGATGCCTCTCGTTGGATGAACAAACGGCGGGACGATGGATTGCATTTTGGGCGGCGACGCATGACATCGGTAAAATTTCGCCGGGATTTCAGTTCAAGTCACCGTCGGCAAAACAACAGTTGAAGGCGTTGGGCTTCGCGATCAGCTCCTCACCGGTCTTGCCCCACGCCAGACTGTCGGCAGTTTATCTCCAGGACGAATTGAGTGATCCCCGGAACGGCGCATGGCCAGCCGTTTCAAAAAAGATGGCTGCATGTGTGGCTGCGGTTGTCGGCGGACACCACGGTGTCATCCCCGGGGCAGGTGAACTGCGAAATTGCCGCAACTCGCTGGGCCAGGGGGCATGGGTTGAAGCTCGCTCACGAGTCATGACATTGATCGCAGACGAGTTTTCGGTAGCGGGTTCGGTCCCTCCTTGCGAACTCATTCCAGAAGCCGGAGGATTCTGGCTGTTTCTTGCCGGGCTGATTTCCGTAGCCGACTGGGTGGGATCGAACGCGAAATTCTTCCAGGCGAACGGTCGATGGGCCGGTGCGGACGTTGATTGGGACGAATACCGGCAACTATCGCAGCAACGCGCCGACGATGCTGTGCGTCAGCTCGGCTTTGGAAGGTGGTCACCACGAAAAACGGGGCCCTTGTCCTTCACTGATGTTCATCCCGAAATTCAGTCGCCCCGGCCGCTACAGAAATGTTGTGTTGAGATCGTGAGCCACACGACGAAACCGCAGCTTGTTCTGATCGAAGCTCCGATGGGAGAAGGCAAGACAGAAGCTGCGGTCTATCTTGCAGACCATTCCAGTCACGTACTTGGTGGCCGCGGATTGTATATTGCCCTGCCGACTCAGGCGACGTCCAATCAGATGTTTAGCAGAATCGAAAAGTGGTTACGGCAGCGATATCAGTTCGAAGATGAAACCCAACGAATTAATCTGCAATTGCTGCACGGCAGGACCGGTTTCTCTGAAGCCTTCTCTGAACTGCTTAAGATCGCGGAAATTGACACTACGGAAACACGCCTCCATCACGCAATATGGTGA